The DNA sequence TGGTGAGGGCTGGTGAGGGCTGGTGGGGGCTGATGGAGGCTGATGGAGGCTGGTGGAGGCTGGTGGGGGCTGATGGAGGCTGGTGGGGGCTGATGGAGGCTGGTGAGGGCTGGTGGGGGCTGATGGAGGCTGATGGAGGCTGGTGGAGGCTGGTGAGGGCTGGTGGGGGCTGATGGAGGCTGGTGGGGGCTGGTGGAGGCTGGTGGAGGCTGGTGGGGGCTGATGGAGGCTGgtgggggctggtgggggctggtgggggctgatgggggctggtgggggctAATGTAAGGCTGATGGAGGCTGGTGGAGGCTGGTGGGGGCTGGCTGGTGGAGGGTGGTGGGGGCTGGTGGAGGCTGGTGGGGGCTGGTGGAGGCTGGTGAGGGCTGGTGGAGGCTGGTGGGGGCTGGTGGAGGCTGGTGAGGGCTGGTGGAGGGTGGTGGAGGCTGGTGGAGGCTGGTGGGGGCTGGTGGAGGGTGGTGGAGGCTGGTGGAGGCTGGTGGGGGCTGGTGGAGGCTGGTGAGGGCTGGTGGAGGGTGGTGGAGGCTGGTGGAGGCTGGTGGGGGCTGGTGGAGGGTGGTGGAGGCTGGTGGAGGGTGGTGGAGGCTGGTGGAGGCTGGTGGGGGCTGGTGGAGGGTGTGGGTTCTGTTGCCGTGTTCTGCTCCTGGCCCAGTACCCTGAGCTTTTACCAGGGAAGGATTTAGTGTGACAGGGCAAATGAGAGGTGAGAAACTGCCCCTTTGGGCCGTTACCGGGAGGGGCAGTTAATTCCCCCGGAAAGGGAACGGGCTCATAAATCCTTCGGCTCATAAATATCATCAGAAATATCATCGCCTGGGTTTGGCCGACCAGCGGGAGCAGGAATGCCCTCCTTGCCAGGAGAACTGGCTGCTTCTCAGGATGGAGGACTGCAGACGCTGGAGGACTGCGGacgctgggggactgcagacgCTGGAGGACTGCGGACGCTGGAGGACTGCGGACGCTGGAGGACTGCAGACGCTGGAGGACTGCGGACGCTGGAGGACTGCGGACGCTGGAGGACTGCAGACGCTGGGGGACTGCGGACGCTGGAGGACTGCGGACGCTGGAGGACTGCAGACGCTGGAGGACTGCGGACGCTGGAGGTGGGTGTGAGCGCTGTGCCCCACAGGCCCTGTCCATACTCCGGTGACAGCCACACACCACATACGCCTGTTGGTCCTCGTTCCACCCAATATAAGACTAGCTAATATAACAGTTAAATAATACTATAAtaattatcaatatttttgttataCACATTTGTATAGGAACAAGAGcagtctggcagttggagggttgccggttcaatcgcctgccctgggtgtgtcgaagtgtccctgaccaagacacccaacccccaaataatgagctggttggtgccttacataccaatcgccattggtgtgtctATGaaggtgtgtatgaatgggtgaatgagaagcatcagttgtacagtgctttggataaaggcgctatataaattaaCACCATTTACATTCtatttaacattaaaatgagTGACAACCTAATTTATCTGTAGTGTGAACTGGGCCTTTGGCTGCAGAACACACTCAGAAGTTTAAAAAGCTTGATGATATTATGCGTGATGTGAATGTTCACCCGCTCAGCAAAACCATAAATTATTCCTACTCAAAAGATTTTGCTATGATtatcaataacaaaataactgCCCTTGGTGTAAAGAGTAGGCCACTTGCAAACCCTTCTCAAATCCTGTTACTTCACCAAACAGAGACTTGAATAAAAGTGAATGTCCTCCTCCAGAGGAAGTAATTGTGTAAGAgttaagaaaacatttttttatgaaatactGAAGTAAAAGTACTTTTTCAGAGTTGTTTGAGAAAACTGAGTGGGCAAGATGTGTACTGATACCATGTAAGGAATAAGCTGATCATGTGAGGATAAGACTTGAGCTCTCTCTATTtgccaaaaaaactgaaagctATAAAACTTTGGAAAAGCAACAGCAAAATAACTAattgttgtattattatttggaTATAGTGTGATCATTACTGGCTCACGTTCTCAGCTGTGAAGCATTCTTAATTTTGCAAGGAGCCAAGGATTCAACAGTGGGCAGCCAAAAAACAGACTACTCTACAAAATTCCTTTTGGAaataacagctgtgtgtgtgtgttgcagttaACTGTGATGACAAAGATATTTGCTATCTGAGTGTACGTTTCTAAGATGCACCCAGCTTCAGTGTGCTCTTTAGCagtattttggttctgtattaGTGAACCAAAACAATGGCATTTCTAGCAAAGTTTTACCTGTGTCATGTGCATGTTCTGTTTGTAATATTCCGCCTTTTCTACACATGCCATTTCTATTAATATGTGAATATGCATGTTCAagcatcatttacattttacatttttgtcatttggcagatgcttttaatccaaagtgaatGAGTGATCCAAAGTGATCCAAagttacaagtgcataggttcttccacaggttaccGCATCACAttcataactagtaaaatacacatgaagtgctgttctaagcaaaacatacagtcatcataagtgcaatttttttacatttattttttcacttgtatgtattgtatttttatatgtactgtatatgcagatGATATATTATAACTGTACTGTGGTATTATTGGTGTGGGAATTAATTTGGTAAGTATTCATTTagcaagtttatttatttgaaatatttacaaaCAGAATGAAATCCCTTTAGAGAAAGTCTTGTAAGGGCAAATTAACGCAAGGCTGTTAACGTGCTGTTGGTAGAGAAAGAGAACTGAACGTGCAGCATGATTACACAATTTATGCAACATATTCCGAGATGAATTCCCACTGGTACAGCCATTAGCATTTTCAAGTACATGTGTTGAATAAATTACCCTGAATAAGCCCATTTGCAAAGCAAATACACAGCATAAGGCAAAACGCAAGAAGctttcttttaaaatgagaCAATTAGACAAAAATGTTTGTCAAGTCCTATTTGGTCGCACACTGATAAACTGCATAAGTAGGCACGGAATTCTGAGACAAGTCTTCTCAGTTAGTTGGGTGTATACTTTAGTTAAAACGATGTCTCTGTAGTATTATTTCACCAGTTTATTTCTAAGCTGCTTCTATTCTATATTTTCCTTAATtcgaaatataaaataatatttgaaagCCTGCCCCGTCTTTCAGCCATGCACGTGTCCATGTTATTAAATGGAGTGCTTTTCAATCACAGATCTGTCCAATTTCAAGAGCATGAAAAAACCTTGACAACCAGGAGAGGTATAAAAAATGGCGGTTAGTGCGCACTGCAGTTGAGCCGTTGAAGAAAAAAACTGCCATTCTGCCGTTGCTATGAAACACATTTATGAGGTTTTGTGCAACTGCATGACTCGCGAAGAGAAGGCATCCATCAAAGCCGTGCGCGCCTCTCGAACGGGCCGTTTCCCCGCATGAATTGAGTCATTTTCCCCTCTTATGCGCGACGGTGGGGCGCAGTCGTGCGCACGGTTTTAGACGGGAGCGAGCCGTACGGGCTGGGGGTGGAATCGTGCGCTTTTCGGAGAGAGTCGCCGCGGGGTTTTCAGACAGACGATACCGGGATGGGAGAAGGAGCTTACACAACACGCAAGTGGGCGGGAGAGTGGACTCGGAGCAGCGTGTagcgaggggagggggggggggggggggggtctccacGGTGACCTGGTGGGCGATGGCCCGAGGATtgcgggggagggaggcagggggtgggggtggttgggggtggttggggggggggggggggggacagtttTCAG is a window from the Conger conger chromosome 8, fConCon1.1, whole genome shotgun sequence genome containing:
- the LOC133134552 gene encoding uncharacterized protein LOC133134552 encodes the protein MIFLMIFMSRRIYEPVPFPGELTAPPGNGPKGQFLTSHLPCHTKSFPGKSSGYWARSRTRQQNPHPPPAPTSLHQPPPPSTSLHHPPPAPTSLHQPPPPSTSPHQPPPAPTSLHQPPPPSTSPHQPPPASTTLHQPSPASTSPHQPPPALTSLHQPPPASTSPHHPPPASPHQPPPASISLTLAPTSPHQPPPAPTSPHQPPSAPTSLHQPPPAPTSLHQPPPALTSLHQPPSASISPHQPSPASISPHQPPSAPTSLHQPPSASISPHQPSPALTSPHQPPSAPTSLHQPPPASTSLHQPPPAPTSLHQPPPASTTLHQPSPASTSPHQPPPASTSPHQPPPASTSLHQPSPASTSLHQPPSAPTSPHQPPSAPTSLHQPPPASTSLHQPPPAPTSLHQPPPPSTSQPPPAPTSPHQPPPAPTSLHQPPPALTSLHQPPSASISPHQPPSASISPHQPPPAPTSPHQPSPAPTSLHQPLSAPTSPHQPPPALTSLHQPPPASTSLHQPYISPHQPPPALTSPHQPPPALH